The stretch of DNA TATGCGATGTATTTAAATTCAAAAGGAATTCAAGCAAAAGAAGAAAATCAAAAAAATAATGCAAGTGAAAAAACGACAAGTGCCGTTTCTGTAAACTTATCTCAAGATGTAAAGCCAAATAACGTGAGTGCGAATGTTGTTACTAAAAAAGCGGGTTAAAATAAATGCGTTTTTTTTATTTTTTGTTAAAGCAATTATTTACTCAGATTTTCTAAGTTCTCTCATTTTATTAGCAGATGAAAAACTAATAATTAAAAATTCTTGTTGTGGCTCAATATCATCTAAAGGTGAATTTTTATTAAAAAAATTAAATGAGTCAAATGTTGAAAGTTTATGGCTTTCCCATCAGCATGTAAATTGGGAAACAGGAAAGCCAGATAAAAGTGTAAACTACAAAGGGCCTGGTAGAAAGACTCATTGCAGTGCATTTGCTGCTGCAATGGCAAAACAATTTGATATTTATATGTTAAGACCTCCTGAACATAGTCAAATATTATTAGCAAGTGCTCAGGTAAAGTGGTTTAAAAGTTCAGAGGGAATTCAAAAGGGCTGGAAACCTGTTGAATCCATTAAAGAGGCGCAAACTCTTGCAAATGAAGGAAATTTTGTTGTTGCCTCTTTTGAAAGTCCAGACCCTAAAAAGCCTGGACATATCGCGATTGTTCGTCCTTCTGAAAAAAGTTTAGAACTTTTAAATTCACAAGGGCCAGATGTGACACAAGCAGGTAGCACGAATAAAATTTCCTGGTTTGTTAAAGCTGCGTTTCAGCATCACAAAGGTGCTTGGCCAGATGGAATTAAATATTATTTTCACTCCATTGAAAAGTTTAAATAACTTAGAATTCTATTATATAATTTATTTTATTACTTAAATATATAAAAATTAAATTTAATTGTTAAAAATTTTTTCTGAAATTTTTAAGATTGACATAGATAAAAATAATTTATATTAGGCATTTCTCTAGTTTTTGTTTTAATGCTTTTATGGGGATTCTTATGAAATACGTAACTTTGGCTTTTATTTCATTCGGTATCTCAAGTTGTGTTACCTCATATGGAACATATGATAATGAAAAATTAAAAGTAAATAGTAATATAAATAAAATAAGTACAAAATATTGTTACTTCTTCGACAAGAGATTTTATTTGGGCAGATTGTTCCGAACTTGGAGATTATTTAGTTAAAGATTTAATTTCAAAAGCAAAGTCTGTTGGAGGTGATTCCATTGATAACCTTCGATTTGAAACGGGAAGTGGTTTCAATTCTAAAGCACCTGTCTGTGAAAAAGGATTGGGTTGGTTTTTAATTTATTTTGTAGGTGGTTTGGGGCCATGGGTTCAAGTTTCTACAGCACAAGCGAATGTAATTAAATATGACTTAGACAATGTAAAACCTCTTCATAAAGAAACAAAATTAGACAAAACAAATAAAAAAAATATTGTAAATTGTGCTTCTCTGGTTATTGGTGACAAAGATAAACTTGTTTGTGGTGACTCCAAAGATCGAGTTATTGAAAAATGGGGTAATCCTACATCGGCTTCTCCTTCATTAGGACAGTGGCGATATGATCTTTGTGTTATAGAGTTTTTAGATGGAAAATTAAATAATTATGGAGGAAAATGTGATTTTCAAAAAATTTCAAATGACTCCTTTGAAGGCCATCGTATTTTAGCAAATAATTCAGAAATTCTTGAAAAAGAATTAAATTCAAATCAAATATCTTCAAATAAAAATCCAAATTGTTTGAAAGTAGATATTTTTGAATCAGTTCAGACAATGAGAGCATTAATGGGAAATCCAGTTTCTTTAACAAGAAATGATGTGAATGATCCTAATGGTAATTGTGATAATTTTGTAGGAAATTCTTTAAAATGTAACGACTGTGCAGATACAATTGCAACTTATTCATTTCCAAATTCTAGTGATAAAACTTGTAAAATTTATATTCGCAAAAAACAAGTTTTCCATATTGATAAAAATTGCCCTATTTCTTGCGATATATTTGAATAATTTTTTTCTTAATAAAATTTATTTTAGTAACATTTCGTTTGATTCATTTTCATTTAAATATTTTCTAAAAATTTTGTATATAGTTCCATCATGAACCATATTTTGTAAAATATTTCCCCATTTTTCAGATTCTTCTTTTGTAAAGACTTTTTTTGACATCATGATTCCATTTTTAACTGCTTTTTCGTTTGGATTCCAGTCAAATTCTTTAACCAAATTCTCTAGCCCTTTTTCTTTCATTAGATAGAATTTATAGACAGGAACCAGCCCTAAAACGGCTTGTATTTCATTCTTTTTTAATGCTTTATATAGTTTGAAAGGGTCTAAATATTCTATTACTCTATTTTGTTTTTTTAAATAAATGATTTTTTCATCGGATACACCATGTCGGTAACCTTTCACAATTCCAAATTTTAAATTTGGATCTGAAATAAAATCATCCCAATTTTTAGCATGAATATTTTTACGAATAATAATATAATTTTTTGATTGTTGATAGTGATAAAAATAAGCATATTCATCTCTTTCTGGGGTTTCAATAGAGGACATGCTTATATCAATATCTCCAGTCTCCAAAAGTTTTAAAGCTTGTATTCTTGGAGAATTTGTTATGAAATCAAAAGAACATTTACTTCTTTTTTCAAGTTCTAATGCAATATCTTTATCTATACCAGAATTTGTTTCCTTTGAATAAAATAATCCAAAATCATACAAAGATATTTTAAATTTTTTATTGCAATTTATTTCATTTGAATTTCCAAAAGCTTTAAATGTGTTTATTTTTAAAATTAATAGAAAAAATAAAATTAAAGTAATTCTTTTCATTTTTAATTTTCCTAATTAAAAAGTTACTTTGTATTATAATAATAAATAAATTAAATTCAAAAACAAATAATATAAAATTGACATGCTATAAATAATAATGAATAGATTTAACTTCTAGACTGTTTTTTGAAATATAGTCTTCAATTTTATGTTTATCTGACTTAGAAATATTGTTAAATTTTAGGCCAAATCCTTCTTCGGTAATTCTAACAATAATTCCTTTTGCTTTAATAAGTTCAGGAGTTTTGGGAAGCATAAATTCGATGTTAAGTTCCATTCCTACGTAAGCATTTAATTTGTTTTCTTTATCTAATAAATGCGAGCCTTCACTTGAAATATCAATAGCAAAAGTTTGAAATATATTGTTTTTAAAAAAAATTGTAAAGGGAATATTACACTTTGTTCTAACGCTTTTTCTGAAATCTTGTTTTGCTAGTTTTTTCAATTCTTGAATCATAGATTGTCTGGCTATTGGCTTTACTAAAAAAAGATCTCCGTGATAGGTGTTTGAAATATCTTTTACTTCTTGAGTATTTTGAACACTTGAAATAACAAAACGAACATTTTTATTTAAACTTTTTAATTTCGCATTTTTGATTTCTTTGACTGCTTTTCCTCTTTGAAAAAAATAATCCATAATCACAATATCTATTTTTTCATGAATTAAAGATTTATTCATTTCATCTAAACTATTTGCTAGCGTTACTTGAAAACCCGCTTTTGTTAAAGAAGATGCTTCTAAACTGGCAACAAATGAATGTTCTTCTAATAAAAGAAGATGGATTTTTGTGGCTTTGTTTTCCTGATTCAGGTTGTTGAGATTTTTCACAACTGGCATAATGTTCTTTCTATCAAAGTAGTCCTTATTCCTTAGCTAGGTTATCGGGAACCATTTGTGACCCTTGAGGAGTGAAAATGTATTGGCCTGAAATTTCAATGGAAGATATCAATCAATTAGATATCATTTTTAGTGATTCAAATCAAAATAAATGTTTAAAAACAAATGGTTACTCTGGTTTTGTGTTTTTTGATATTGGCAGTGTTTTATTGGATTTAGATTGGGACGCCTATATCTGTGAATTTGAAAAGTTATTACCAGAAAATAGCTTTAAAAATCATAAAGAAACCTATTCTCTTCTAAAAGAAGAAGCTGTTCTTGAAAATTGGTGTACAGGAAAAATGGGCGCATATGACTATGCTATTTCCTTTATAAGGGCATTAAAAAAATCAGCAAAAATAGAAGATAAAAATTTTTCTTTGTCTATTCATGATATTAAAAGGGCTGATAGCTTAGTTGTCGGGGCGGTAAGACAAAATGTAGTAGAATTAGCAAAAAAATTACGCAGAAATAATTTTGGAATTGGTGTGCTTAGTAATGCAACAACTTGGCATGAAGTGATGATTGAAAAAAGGGTTCCTGTTCGTGAGCTTTTTGATGTTACCATATTTAGCCAAGATATTGGGTACGAAAAACCAAATCCAAAAATTTATGAACTAGCATTTTTAGAAGCACAAAGTTTTATTTTAAGTAAATTTAATGGTACTTTAAATACAAATGATATTTATTTTATAGATGATACTCCTTTAAATGTAATTGCGGCAAGAAATGCGGGATGGAATGCGGGTCTTGTGAATTTAATAAATGAAGAAACATTGAATCATGTAAAGTCAAATAAGATGAGTAATGAGGAATTAAAAGTTGCCTCTCGTAAAAGAGAACATCTTATATTTGGATTTGAAGCGTCTCAAAGAGTTGAAAAAATCTTTGGAAATCTTATAAAAATATGAAAAATAATATACTCCCAAATATTGCTTTTTTTGATTCAAGCCAAGGGGGGTTAACTGTTTGGGAAAATGTTTTAAAACGATTTCCCGATTTAAATACCCAGTATCTTGGTGATAATGCACGATGCCCGTATGGCAATAAAAGCCAAGATACCATTACAAGATACGCTTCTGAAGCGGCCTTATACTTAGCTAGCCGAAATGCTGAATTATTGGTTATAGCCTGTGGAACCGCTTCAAGTGTGGCCGCAAAACAATTACAACAACTTTTTAAATTACCAATTATAGGTATTGTAGAAGGTTTTTGTCTTTTTGTTTCTGATATTTTATTTGATAAAACAAGAACTGTAGCTGTTTTGGGAACTAATTTTACGGTTAAAAGTAAACGGTTTAATGAAGAACTTTCCCTTCATGGTGTTGAAAAGGTTTGGGCAAGAGCTTGTCCTCTTTTTGTTCCTTTGGTTGAAGAGGGTATTTCTCAAGGTCCTATGGTAGATGCGGCTTGTGATATGTATTTATGGGACATTCCAGAAGATACAAAAGTAGTTATGTTAGCTTGTACACATTATCCGCGTCTTGCCTCCTCTATTGCTCAATCTATTGAAAGAAGGCTTGGAAAATCTGTAATTTATAAAACGATTGATGGTGATTGGGTCTTAAAAGTTGGTACCAAAAATACAGAGGACCCCATTTATTTGGTAGAATCTTCTTTGCCAATCGTAAATTATGTTACTGAATTTTTATCGAATTCAAACTTAAAAGATCATCTTTGTCATGGGGAAAAACATGTTCTTTGTACAGACTCCCCAGAGCAATTTGAAAGCATCGCCAGGTTTTTTACATCCATTTCGCTTCCTAAAGTACAAGCCGTAGAAATTCAAACTTAATATCTCTAATTTTGCATTATTTATTCGTATTTAGTGCTTAAAATAGCCAAATATCTAATGATCATTTGTGTTTTTTAATCATTTTGTAATCAAATCCTAATTAAAAAAATGTAATTAATAAGAGCAATTTATTTTTTCTTATGAAGGAGGAATTATGAACAATAATATATATGAATCATCTAATTTTTCCAAGTCATATATTATAAATTATCGTAAAAAAGGTGAAAAAATTGGAGGCCAAGTTTCTAAAGCTAATTTGGGTGGTGTCTATGAATATAAATCTTTTTCAGAAAACTATACTGTTTTATTTAAACAAGGTCGTAATGATGGAGAAACAATTAGTGAATTTTTAGCAGCTAAATTATATCATTTGGTAATTCCTGGTTATGCTTCGCAAGTTATTTTAGCTAAATATAATAAAGAAACAAATACAAAATTATATATTAAAAAAGATTTACATACTGAAGTATATGTTGGCTCTATTTTTTTTGAAAATTTTAATGAAGTTCATAAGCTAATGCAT from Silvanigrella paludirubra encodes:
- a CDS encoding substrate-binding periplasmic protein — encoded protein: MKRITLILFFLLILKINTFKAFGNSNEINCNKKFKISLYDFGLFYSKETNSGIDKDIALELEKRSKCSFDFITNSPRIQALKLLETGDIDISMSSIETPERDEYAYFYHYQQSKNYIIIRKNIHAKNWDDFISDPNLKFGIVKGYRHGVSDEKIIYLKKQNRVIEYLDPFKLYKALKKNEIQAVLGLVPVYKFYLMKEKGLENLVKEFDWNPNEKAVKNGIMMSKKVFTKEESEKWGNILQNMVHDGTIYKIFRKYLNENESNEMLLK
- a CDS encoding PilZ domain-containing protein, translating into MPVVKNLNNLNQENKATKIHLLLLEEHSFVASLEASSLTKAGFQVTLANSLDEMNKSLIHEKIDIVIMDYFFQRGKAVKEIKNAKLKSLNKNVRFVISSVQNTQEVKDISNTYHGDLFLVKPIARQSMIQELKKLAKQDFRKSVRTKCNIPFTIFFKNNIFQTFAIDISSEGSHLLDKENKLNAYVGMELNIEFMLPKTPELIKAKGIIVRITEEGFGLKFNNISKSDKHKIEDYISKNSLEVKSIHYYL
- a CDS encoding HAD family hydrolase, with amino-acid sequence MYWPEISMEDINQLDIIFSDSNQNKCLKTNGYSGFVFFDIGSVLLDLDWDAYICEFEKLLPENSFKNHKETYSLLKEEAVLENWCTGKMGAYDYAISFIRALKKSAKIEDKNFSLSIHDIKRADSLVVGAVRQNVVELAKKLRRNNFGIGVLSNATTWHEVMIEKRVPVRELFDVTIFSQDIGYEKPNPKIYELAFLEAQSFILSKFNGTLNTNDIYFIDDTPLNVIAARNAGWNAGLVNLINEETLNHVKSNKMSNEELKVASRKREHLIFGFEASQRVEKIFGNLIKI
- the murI gene encoding glutamate racemase, whose translation is MKNNILPNIAFFDSSQGGLTVWENVLKRFPDLNTQYLGDNARCPYGNKSQDTITRYASEAALYLASRNAELLVIACGTASSVAAKQLQQLFKLPIIGIVEGFCLFVSDILFDKTRTVAVLGTNFTVKSKRFNEELSLHGVEKVWARACPLFVPLVEEGISQGPMVDAACDMYLWDIPEDTKVVMLACTHYPRLASSIAQSIERRLGKSVIYKTIDGDWVLKVGTKNTEDPIYLVESSLPIVNYVTEFLSNSNLKDHLCHGEKHVLCTDSPEQFESIARFFTSISLPKVQAVEIQT